Proteins encoded within one genomic window of Neodiprion fabricii isolate iyNeoFabr1 chromosome 6, iyNeoFabr1.1, whole genome shotgun sequence:
- the LOC124185288 gene encoding SWI/SNF-related matrix-associated actin-dependent regulator of chromatin subfamily E member 1-like isoform X1, producing MALPQNYKQVAMASSNVVSSNQRLRASGASGSSSTGKDAQTPFIQTPHGHPGFTPQKVGKSTPADSRLPKPPKPPEKPLMPYMRYSRKVWDQVKAQNPELKLWEIGKIIGQMWRDLPEDEKTEFIEEYEAEKVEYEKSLKTYHNSPAYLAYIAAKNRGKSVLCAAQQNSDDRETHERSSGSSKSQAAQDRRIDIQPAEDDDDQDDGYSVKHVAYSRFARNHRLINEIFSDTVVPDVRSVVTTQRMQVLRRQVQSLTMHQKKLEAELQQIEEKFDAKKRKFVEASEVFQDELKKHCKPAVDEDAFNKMVERQYELLRRDRQKGTEENRSDGPASSESTPNSTPTPTPAPVSEESQPEITDSEPSDKKMDVDQPIETKKETLSPPYTEVKTETTMQTNNHSPQRSSPVTYPGAVSPIQQTTVTTATSVPPPQPSTPPAIAPVLVPAQPPPLLLQQQHHQQQQQQQQQQQQQQQQQQQQQQQQQQQQQQQLPPPPPQPQPQTQPQQQQQQQQPQPPPSHTPHQQNVLPNHSIPPHQNHTLPSQATPPHNQNMPPQTMPSQNAMPPNPHVNSMIPTGQSYNQQYQPAGGQQAQNVPLAPRPPHPSYAYSQQQPYHQPYPQYAHPYYQSYSQYAPHSMGRPHSHGPHSPHSPHYHPQSPHNVGDGNSGSNVGSDSGASYASTPIHGDRDRPPENQADNQKMDTSGSG from the exons ATGGCGTTACCGCAGAATTACAAACAAGTGGCGATGGCGTCGTCAAATGTTGTTTCTAGCAatc AACGATTACGGGCTTCCGGTGCCAGCGGTAGTTCTAGTACAGGG AAAGATGCGCAGACCCCTTTCATTCAAACACCTCATGGACATCCTGGATTTACCCCACAGAAAGTTGGAAAAAGCACACCG GCGGATTCCAGGTTGCCAAAACCACCCAAGCCTCCAGAGAAACCATTGATGCCATATATGAGATACAGCAGAAAAGTCTGGGACCAAGTGAAAGCTCAAAATCCCGAGTTAAAACTATGGGAAATAGGAAAAATCATCGGGCAGATGTGGAGAGACCTACCGGAAGATGAGAAAACTGAATTCATTGAAGAATATGAAGCAGAAAAG GTCGAATATGAAAAGAGCTTAAAAACTTACCATAATTCGCCTGCATACCTTGCGTATATCGCTGCAAAAAATAGGGGAAAATCTG TGTTATGTGCAGCTCAGCAAAATAGCGATGATCGAGAAACTCATGAGCGTTCCTCTGGAAGCAGTAAAAGTCAGGCAGCCCAAGACCGAAGGATAGACATTCAACCGGCGGAAGATGATGATG ATCAAGACGATGGATATTCAGTCAAACACGTTGCATATTCTCGATTCGCCCGCAATCACAGACTGATAAATGAGATCTTTAGCGACACCGTTGTACCAGATGTGCGTTCTGTAGTTACTACTCAAAGAATGCAAGTTCTTCGACGCCAAGTACAGTCACTCACAATGCATCAG aaaaaattagaagctGAGCTGCAGCAGATTGAAGAAAAGTTTGACGCAAAAAAACGTAAATTCGTTGAAGCTAGCGAAGTGTTTCAAGATGAATTAAAGAAA CATTGTAAGCCTGCAGTAGACGAAGATGCATTCAATAAAATGGTTGAGCGTCAATACGAGTTATTACGAAGAGACAGACAAAAAGGTACCGAAGAAAATCGATCTGATGGCCCGGCTTCAAGCGAATCAACACCGAATTCCACTCCAACGCCAACTCCGGCCCCAGTTAGCGAAGAATCACAACCTGAG ATTACAGACAGCGAACCATCAGATAAGAAAATGGATGTGGATCAGCCTATCGAAACGAAAAAGGAGACACTTTCACCGCCATATACAGAAGTAAAAACTGAAACAACAATGCAAACAAATAATCACTCTCCACAGAGGTCTTCACCTGTGACATATCCGGGAGCAGTGAGCCCCATCCAGCAAACAACCGTTACTACCGCTACAAGCGTACCCCCACCCCAGCCTTCTACTCCACCAGCCATTGCTCCTGTACTTGTACCAGCACAGCCTCCACCACTGCTACTACAACAGCAACAtcaccaacaacaacaacaacaacaacaacaacaacaacaacaacaacagcaacaacagcagcagcagcagcagcagcaacaacagcagcagcagcaactaccaccaccaccacctcaGCCGCAACCTCAAACTCAACctcagcaacagcaacagcaacagcagcctCAACCTCCTCCATCGCATACCCCCCATCAACAAAACGTTCTTCCCAATCATTCGATTCCTCCCCATCAGAATCACACTCTACCCTCTCAAGCGACACCTCCGCACAATCAAAACATGCCGCCCCAAACAATGCCTTCCCAAAATGCAATGCCACCAAACCCTCACGTGAACTCAATGATACCCACCGGTCAGAGTTACAATCAGCAGTATCAACCGGCCGGAGGTCAACAAGCGCAAAATGTTCCGTTGGCTCCAAGACCGCCACATCCTTCTTATGCGTATTCTCAACAGCAGCCGTATCATCAACCTTATCCTCAATATGCTCATCCCTATTATCAATCTTATTCCCAGTATGCTCCCCATTCTATGGGTAGACCGCACTCTCACGGCCCACACAGCCCTCATAGTCCTCATTATCATCCTCAATCACCGCACAATGTGGGAGATGGCAATTCAGGTTCTAATGTTGGCTCTGATTCAGGAGCTTCGTATGCTTCGACACCTATTCACGGCGACAGAGATCGACCTCCCGAAAACCAGGCGGACAATCAAAAAATGGATACATCTGGATCAGGATAA
- the LOC124185288 gene encoding SWI/SNF-related matrix-associated actin-dependent regulator of chromatin subfamily E member 1-like isoform X3 yields MALPQNYKQVAMASSNVVSSNQRLRASGASGSSSTGKDAQTPFIQTPHGHPGFTPQKVGKSTPADSRLPKPPKPPEKPLMPYMRYSRKVWDQVKAQNPELKLWEIGKIIGQMWRDLPEDEKTEFIEEYEAEKVEYEKSLKTYHNSPAYLAYIAAKNRGKSVLCAAQQNSDDRETHERSSGSSKSQAAQDRRIDIQPAEDDDDQDDGYSVKHVAYSRFARNHRLINEIFSDTVVPDVRSVVTTQRMQVLRRQVQSLTMHQKKLEAELQQIEEKFDAKKRKFVEASEVFQDELKKHCKPAVDEDAFNKMVERQYELLRRDRQKGTEENRSDGPASSESTPNSTPTPTPAPVSEESQPEITDSEPSDKKMDVDQPIETKKETLSPPYTEVKTETTMQTNNHSPQRSSPVTYPGAVSPIQQTTVTTATSVPPPQPSTPPAIAPVLVPAQPPPLLLQQQHHQQQQQQQQQQQQQQQQQQLPPPPPQPQPQTQPQQQQQQQQPQPPPSHTPHQQNVLPNHSIPPHQNHTLPSQATPPHNQNMPPQTMPSQNAMPPNPHVNSMIPTGQSYNQQYQPAGGQQAQNVPLAPRPPHPSYAYSQQQPYHQPYPQYAHPYYQSYSQYAPHSMGRPHSHGPHSPHSPHYHPQSPHNVGDGNSGSNVGSDSGASYASTPIHGDRDRPPENQADNQKMDTSGSG; encoded by the exons ATGGCGTTACCGCAGAATTACAAACAAGTGGCGATGGCGTCGTCAAATGTTGTTTCTAGCAatc AACGATTACGGGCTTCCGGTGCCAGCGGTAGTTCTAGTACAGGG AAAGATGCGCAGACCCCTTTCATTCAAACACCTCATGGACATCCTGGATTTACCCCACAGAAAGTTGGAAAAAGCACACCG GCGGATTCCAGGTTGCCAAAACCACCCAAGCCTCCAGAGAAACCATTGATGCCATATATGAGATACAGCAGAAAAGTCTGGGACCAAGTGAAAGCTCAAAATCCCGAGTTAAAACTATGGGAAATAGGAAAAATCATCGGGCAGATGTGGAGAGACCTACCGGAAGATGAGAAAACTGAATTCATTGAAGAATATGAAGCAGAAAAG GTCGAATATGAAAAGAGCTTAAAAACTTACCATAATTCGCCTGCATACCTTGCGTATATCGCTGCAAAAAATAGGGGAAAATCTG TGTTATGTGCAGCTCAGCAAAATAGCGATGATCGAGAAACTCATGAGCGTTCCTCTGGAAGCAGTAAAAGTCAGGCAGCCCAAGACCGAAGGATAGACATTCAACCGGCGGAAGATGATGATG ATCAAGACGATGGATATTCAGTCAAACACGTTGCATATTCTCGATTCGCCCGCAATCACAGACTGATAAATGAGATCTTTAGCGACACCGTTGTACCAGATGTGCGTTCTGTAGTTACTACTCAAAGAATGCAAGTTCTTCGACGCCAAGTACAGTCACTCACAATGCATCAG aaaaaattagaagctGAGCTGCAGCAGATTGAAGAAAAGTTTGACGCAAAAAAACGTAAATTCGTTGAAGCTAGCGAAGTGTTTCAAGATGAATTAAAGAAA CATTGTAAGCCTGCAGTAGACGAAGATGCATTCAATAAAATGGTTGAGCGTCAATACGAGTTATTACGAAGAGACAGACAAAAAGGTACCGAAGAAAATCGATCTGATGGCCCGGCTTCAAGCGAATCAACACCGAATTCCACTCCAACGCCAACTCCGGCCCCAGTTAGCGAAGAATCACAACCTGAG ATTACAGACAGCGAACCATCAGATAAGAAAATGGATGTGGATCAGCCTATCGAAACGAAAAAGGAGACACTTTCACCGCCATATACAGAAGTAAAAACTGAAACAACAATGCAAACAAATAATCACTCTCCACAGAGGTCTTCACCTGTGACATATCCGGGAGCAGTGAGCCCCATCCAGCAAACAACCGTTACTACCGCTACAAGCGTACCCCCACCCCAGCCTTCTACTCCACCAGCCATTGCTCCTGTACTTGTACCAGCACAGCCTCCACCACTGCTACTACAACAGCAACAtcaccaacaacaacaacaa cagcagcagcagcagcagcaacaacagcagcagcagcaactaccaccaccaccacctcaGCCGCAACCTCAAACTCAACctcagcaacagcaacagcaacagcagcctCAACCTCCTCCATCGCATACCCCCCATCAACAAAACGTTCTTCCCAATCATTCGATTCCTCCCCATCAGAATCACACTCTACCCTCTCAAGCGACACCTCCGCACAATCAAAACATGCCGCCCCAAACAATGCCTTCCCAAAATGCAATGCCACCAAACCCTCACGTGAACTCAATGATACCCACCGGTCAGAGTTACAATCAGCAGTATCAACCGGCCGGAGGTCAACAAGCGCAAAATGTTCCGTTGGCTCCAAGACCGCCACATCCTTCTTATGCGTATTCTCAACAGCAGCCGTATCATCAACCTTATCCTCAATATGCTCATCCCTATTATCAATCTTATTCCCAGTATGCTCCCCATTCTATGGGTAGACCGCACTCTCACGGCCCACACAGCCCTCATAGTCCTCATTATCATCCTCAATCACCGCACAATGTGGGAGATGGCAATTCAGGTTCTAATGTTGGCTCTGATTCAGGAGCTTCGTATGCTTCGACACCTATTCACGGCGACAGAGATCGACCTCCCGAAAACCAGGCGGACAATCAAAAAATGGATACATCTGGATCAGGATAA
- the LOC124185297 gene encoding malignant T-cell-amplified sequence 1 homolog yields MFKKFDEKDSISGVQQLKSSVQKGIRSKLLELYPHLESYIDQIIPKKDSFRIVKCHDHIEIMVNSAGELLFFHQREGPWMPTLKLLHKYPFFLPIQQVDKGAIRFVLSGANIMCPGLTSPGAQMTAAAKGTVVAVMAEGKQHALAVGMTSLSTDDIAKINKGVGVENCHYLNDGLWQMKAVK; encoded by the exons atgttcaaaaa ATTCGATGAAAAGGATAGTATATCAGGTGTACAGCAACTAAAATCGTCGGTTCAGAAAGGAATTAGATCCAAACTTTTAGAGCTTTATCCACATTTGGAGTCTTACATCGATCAGATAATACCGAAGAAGGACTCTTTTCGGATTGTCAAATG CCACGACCACATCGAAATCATGGTAAACAGTGCAGGagagttacttttttttcatcaacggGAGGGACCATGGATGCCTACATTGAAGTTGTTACATAAGT ATCCATTTTTTCTACCGATACAACAAGTAGATAAAGGGGCAATTCGCTTTGTCCTTAGTGGTGCTAACATCATGTGTCCAGGCTTGACATCTCCGGGTGCACAAATGACGGCTGCTGCAAAGGGAACAGTAGTT GCAGTTATGGCCGAGGGCAAACAACATGCTTTAGCAGTTGGAATGACATCGTTGTCAACTGATGATAT cgcaaaaataaacaaaggCGTTGGTGTTGAAAACTGTCATTACCTCAATGATGGACTTTGGCAAATGAAGGCTGTGAAATGA
- the LOC124185298 gene encoding mitochondrial import inner membrane translocase subunit Tim8 yields the protein MADLFSNTSTFDDSRKPKSGEAELQEFLMVEKQKAQFNAQIHEFNDFCWDKCMDKPGSKLDSRTETCLNNCVDRFIDVSLLITNRFAQLLQKSAGGM from the exons atgGCAGATTTATTCAGTAACACATCTACGTTTGACGATAGTCGAAAGCCGAAAAGTGGCGAGGCTGAATTACAGGAATTTCTGATGGTCGAAAAGCAGAAAGCTCAATTCAATGCGCAG ATACACGAGTTCAACGACTTCTGTTGGGACAAGTGTATGGACAAACCAGGTAGCAAGCTGGACAGCCGGACAGAAACGTGTCTAAACAACTGCGTGGATAGATTCATAGATGTGTCTCTTTTAATAACGAATAGATTTGCTCAGCTACTCCAGAAAAGTGCAGGTGGAATGTGA
- the LOC124185288 gene encoding SWI/SNF-related matrix-associated actin-dependent regulator of chromatin subfamily E member 1-like isoform X2 has translation MALPQNYKQVAMASSNVVSSNQRLRASGASGSSSTGKDAQTPFIQTPHGHPGFTPQKVGKSTPADSRLPKPPKPPEKPLMPYMRYSRKVWDQVKAQNPELKLWEIGKIIGQMWRDLPEDEKTEFIEEYEAEKVEYEKSLKTYHNSPAYLAYIAAKNRGKSAQQNSDDRETHERSSGSSKSQAAQDRRIDIQPAEDDDDQDDGYSVKHVAYSRFARNHRLINEIFSDTVVPDVRSVVTTQRMQVLRRQVQSLTMHQKKLEAELQQIEEKFDAKKRKFVEASEVFQDELKKHCKPAVDEDAFNKMVERQYELLRRDRQKGTEENRSDGPASSESTPNSTPTPTPAPVSEESQPEITDSEPSDKKMDVDQPIETKKETLSPPYTEVKTETTMQTNNHSPQRSSPVTYPGAVSPIQQTTVTTATSVPPPQPSTPPAIAPVLVPAQPPPLLLQQQHHQQQQQQQQQQQQQQQQQQQQQQQQQQQQQQQLPPPPPQPQPQTQPQQQQQQQQPQPPPSHTPHQQNVLPNHSIPPHQNHTLPSQATPPHNQNMPPQTMPSQNAMPPNPHVNSMIPTGQSYNQQYQPAGGQQAQNVPLAPRPPHPSYAYSQQQPYHQPYPQYAHPYYQSYSQYAPHSMGRPHSHGPHSPHSPHYHPQSPHNVGDGNSGSNVGSDSGASYASTPIHGDRDRPPENQADNQKMDTSGSG, from the exons ATGGCGTTACCGCAGAATTACAAACAAGTGGCGATGGCGTCGTCAAATGTTGTTTCTAGCAatc AACGATTACGGGCTTCCGGTGCCAGCGGTAGTTCTAGTACAGGG AAAGATGCGCAGACCCCTTTCATTCAAACACCTCATGGACATCCTGGATTTACCCCACAGAAAGTTGGAAAAAGCACACCG GCGGATTCCAGGTTGCCAAAACCACCCAAGCCTCCAGAGAAACCATTGATGCCATATATGAGATACAGCAGAAAAGTCTGGGACCAAGTGAAAGCTCAAAATCCCGAGTTAAAACTATGGGAAATAGGAAAAATCATCGGGCAGATGTGGAGAGACCTACCGGAAGATGAGAAAACTGAATTCATTGAAGAATATGAAGCAGAAAAG GTCGAATATGAAAAGAGCTTAAAAACTTACCATAATTCGCCTGCATACCTTGCGTATATCGCTGCAAAAAATAGGGGAAAATCTG CTCAGCAAAATAGCGATGATCGAGAAACTCATGAGCGTTCCTCTGGAAGCAGTAAAAGTCAGGCAGCCCAAGACCGAAGGATAGACATTCAACCGGCGGAAGATGATGATG ATCAAGACGATGGATATTCAGTCAAACACGTTGCATATTCTCGATTCGCCCGCAATCACAGACTGATAAATGAGATCTTTAGCGACACCGTTGTACCAGATGTGCGTTCTGTAGTTACTACTCAAAGAATGCAAGTTCTTCGACGCCAAGTACAGTCACTCACAATGCATCAG aaaaaattagaagctGAGCTGCAGCAGATTGAAGAAAAGTTTGACGCAAAAAAACGTAAATTCGTTGAAGCTAGCGAAGTGTTTCAAGATGAATTAAAGAAA CATTGTAAGCCTGCAGTAGACGAAGATGCATTCAATAAAATGGTTGAGCGTCAATACGAGTTATTACGAAGAGACAGACAAAAAGGTACCGAAGAAAATCGATCTGATGGCCCGGCTTCAAGCGAATCAACACCGAATTCCACTCCAACGCCAACTCCGGCCCCAGTTAGCGAAGAATCACAACCTGAG ATTACAGACAGCGAACCATCAGATAAGAAAATGGATGTGGATCAGCCTATCGAAACGAAAAAGGAGACACTTTCACCGCCATATACAGAAGTAAAAACTGAAACAACAATGCAAACAAATAATCACTCTCCACAGAGGTCTTCACCTGTGACATATCCGGGAGCAGTGAGCCCCATCCAGCAAACAACCGTTACTACCGCTACAAGCGTACCCCCACCCCAGCCTTCTACTCCACCAGCCATTGCTCCTGTACTTGTACCAGCACAGCCTCCACCACTGCTACTACAACAGCAACAtcaccaacaacaacaacaacaacaacaacaacaacaacaacaacaacagcaacaacagcagcagcagcagcagcagcaacaacagcagcagcagcaactaccaccaccaccacctcaGCCGCAACCTCAAACTCAACctcagcaacagcaacagcaacagcagcctCAACCTCCTCCATCGCATACCCCCCATCAACAAAACGTTCTTCCCAATCATTCGATTCCTCCCCATCAGAATCACACTCTACCCTCTCAAGCGACACCTCCGCACAATCAAAACATGCCGCCCCAAACAATGCCTTCCCAAAATGCAATGCCACCAAACCCTCACGTGAACTCAATGATACCCACCGGTCAGAGTTACAATCAGCAGTATCAACCGGCCGGAGGTCAACAAGCGCAAAATGTTCCGTTGGCTCCAAGACCGCCACATCCTTCTTATGCGTATTCTCAACAGCAGCCGTATCATCAACCTTATCCTCAATATGCTCATCCCTATTATCAATCTTATTCCCAGTATGCTCCCCATTCTATGGGTAGACCGCACTCTCACGGCCCACACAGCCCTCATAGTCCTCATTATCATCCTCAATCACCGCACAATGTGGGAGATGGCAATTCAGGTTCTAATGTTGGCTCTGATTCAGGAGCTTCGTATGCTTCGACACCTATTCACGGCGACAGAGATCGACCTCCCGAAAACCAGGCGGACAATCAAAAAATGGATACATCTGGATCAGGATAA
- the LOC124185292 gene encoding ufm1-specific protease 2, whose amino-acid sequence MAPQLKISSNVIERLNNVDYACTGRLYGVVYENTLMVLTFTLDSKNGSDETNTSHVYLQLNMPAEIDLCGVLSIGGSEQAILYALKDIDVTDNPLLLNCGIRGTELQSYFYIHQKLEKAGSLEVLNELDIWQRFAYIRLETSFPIVTRKDGLLDAIQQARKNIASGKVGFCLPKNNVYLLGGEIDAKDSSLEFLQAPTASLYEGIGNTKDILKRVPEIVDAISADMFIISTKDGVLEGGIKCAPVLQHVKQSFECLDFHLKIDALSLVSLNIGMAQLYAVLVESVCRNLKLTEQTLSKQFAKDGAVFKLPGSIHFKPRGCGHLFTINYPAGFSDADMSWYRKSLHTALALDMTKPSFRKGNALKFRNDIDLNAPLLNPHEAIQNSGVAGGKPSLVDGLYSYHHYMQDHFDDNGWGCAYRSLQTIISWYILNGYTEKSIPSHREIQRILVDIGDKPSSFIGSKQWIGSTEVGFVLETLLGVTIKVLCASTGQEMSSLASSLAYHFQTQGTPVMIGGGVLAHTILGIDYNENSGDVKFLILDPHYTGGENLTTIITKGWCGWKNQDFWKKDAFYNMCLPQRPICI is encoded by the exons ATGGCACCACAATTGaagatatcatcaaacgtAATCGAG CGATTAAACAATGTGGACTATGCTTGTACTGGCCGGCTATATGGAGTTGTTTACGAAAATACTCTAATGGTTTTAACATTTACCCTGGATTCTAAGAATGGCAGTGACGAGACTAATACAAGTCACGTATATCTACAGTTGAATATGCCCGCTGAAATTGATCTCTGTGGCGTACTTTCCATTGGGGGCAGTGAACAAGCCATACTCTATGCTTTGAAG GACATCGATGTCACCGACAACCCCCTGCTCTTGAACTGTGGAATCAGAGGCACAGAACTGCAATCGTACTTTTATATTCACCAGAAATTAGAGAAGGCTGGGAGTCTGGAAGTCCTTAATGAACTTGATATTTGGCAACGATTTGCATACATTAGACTAGAAACTAGTTTCCCAATTGTAACAAGGAAAGATGGCCTTTTAGACGCTATTCAACAAGCCAGGAAAAAT ATTGCATCAGGTAAGGTGGGCTTTTGTTTACCAAAAAACAACGTCTACCTCTTGGGTGGAGAAATTGACGCCAAGGATTCATCGCTTGAATTTTTGCAAGCTCCAACTGCTTCCCTGTACGAAGGTATTGGCAACACCAAGGACATCCTGAAGCGTGTTCCTGAAATAGTT GACGCCATTTCTGCAGATATGTTCATAATATCAACAAAAGATGGAGTACTAGAGGGAGGTATCAAGTGCGCCCCTGTGTTGCAACATGTTAAAC aatcgTTTGAATGTCTCgattttcacctgaaaataGATGCATTGTCTTTAGTCAGTCTTAATATAGGAATGGCCCAGCTTTATGCAGTCCTGGTCGAATCTGTGTGTCGTAATTTAAAGCTGACTGAGCAAACTCTGAGTAAGCAGTTTGCCAAGGATGGGGCTGTCTTCAAATTGCCTGGATCAATACATTTCAAACCACGGGGGTGTGGGCATCTTTTTACAATTAACTATCCAGCTGGGTTTTCTGATGCTGACATGT ccTGGTACCGTAAGAGTTTACACACAGCCCTTGCCCTAGACATGACCAAGCCATCTTTCCGTAAAGGAAATGCCCTCAAGTTCCGAAATGATATAGACTTGAACGCACCTCTTCTGAATCCACATGAAGCAATTCAAAACTCAGGAG tcGCAGGTGGAAAGCCTAGCTTAGTTGACGGCCTTTACTCCTATCATCACTATATGCAAGATCATTTTGATGACAATGGCTGGGGATGTGCGTACAGATCTCTTCAAACTATCATTTCCTGGTACAT ATTAAATGGCTACACTGAAAAGTCAATACCAAGTCACCGAGAGATACAAAGAATTTTAGTAGATATCGGTGATAAGCCATCCAGTTTTATCGGAAGTAAACAATGGATTGGCTCGACAGAAGTTGGATTTGTGCTGGAGACCCTATTAGGTGTCACCATAAAAGTACTATGTGCCTCAACTGGTCAGGAAATGTCCAGTCTTGCCTCTTCTTTAGCATATCATTTTCAAACACAAGGAACTCCTGTTATGATCg GTGGTGGTGTGTTGGCTCACACAATCTTGGGCATAGACTACAATGAGAATTCGGGAGATGTGAAGTTTTTGATTCTTGATCCTCACTATACGGGCggagaaaatttaacaacAATTATTACCAAAGGCTGGTGTGGATGGAAGAATCAAGATTTCTGGAAAAAAGATGCATTTTACAACATGTGTCTACCACAACGACcgatatgtatataa